The stretch of DNA CGTGACCGGGGCGTCACGGGAATTCCGAAGCGCGAAACTCGAAATCCGGAACGCGCCAGAAGCATGAAGTTCGACGTCCGAAACGTGAATCGCCGCCGATCCGAGAGTTCTCTGACGGCGGGTCCGGCTTCGAGTCACGGAATTCGAGTACTCGGTTTTGTCTCGGGTTCCGGATTTCGATCGGATTTCTCGTAACCCGATGGTCGACTTCTTCATCCGCCGCCCGGTCTTCGCGAGCGTCTGCGCCCTGATCCTCGTGCTCGCGGGCGCCATCTCGATTCCGACCCTCCCGGTGGCACAGTTCCCGCAACTCGCGCCTCCCCAGATCACCATTTCGAGCTTCTACACCGGCGCCTCCGCCCAGGCGGTCGAGACGGCGGTCACGACTCCGCTCGAGCAGGCGATCAACGGCGTCGAGGGAATGCGCTACATCCAGTCGACGAGCGGCAACGACGGGAGCTCCTCGATCGTCGCGACGTTCGACCTCTCGCGGAACCTCGACGTCGCCGCGGTCGACGTGCAGAACCGGGTCGCGTCCGCCCAGGGGCGTCTCCCGAACGAGGTGAAGACGACGGGCGTCACGATCGCGAAGAACTCGAGCGCGTTCGTCATGGCGCTCGGCCTGTTCGCGCCGCACGGCGAATACGACGCGCTCTGGATCAGCAATTACGCGGACGTGTTCCTCAAGGACGCGATCAAGCGCGTGCCGGGGGTCGGCGACGTGATCATCTTCGGGGAGCGCAAGTACTCGATGCGGCTCTGGCTCGACCCGGAGCGCCTCGCCGCCCGCAAGCTGACCGCCGCGGACGTCGTCTCGGCGCTGCAGGAGCAGAACGTCCAGGTCCCGGCCGGACAGCTCGGCCAGCCTCCCGCGCCGCCCGGACAGCAGTTCCAGATCTCCGTCCGGGCCGTCGGGCGGCTGATCGACCCCGCCCAGTTCGACCAGATCGTGCTGAAGGCGTCCCCGGACGGGACCCTCGTACGCCTCCGCGACGTCGGCCGGGCCGAGCTCGGCGCCGAGAGCTACGGAACGAACCTGCGGTTCAACGGGATCGATGCGGTGGGGCTCGGCGTGCTGCAGCTCCCGACGGCGAACGCGCTCGCGGTCGACAAGGCCGTGCGGGTCGAGCTCCAGCGTCTCGCCCGGAGCTTCCCTCCGGGCCTGAAATACCAGGTCGCCTTCGATCCGACCGAGGCCGTTTCGGAGTCGATCCGCGAGGTCCTGGTCACGCTGCTCGAAGCGATCGCGCTCGTCATCCTCGTCATCTTCCTCTTCCTGCAGGACTGGCGCGTGACGCTGATCCCCGCGGTCACGATCCCGGTATCGCTCGTCGGCACGTTCACGTTCGTCAAGCTCCTCGGCTTCTCGATCAACACGCTGACGCTCTTCGGGATCACGCTCGCGACGGGCCTCGTGGTCGACGACGCGATCGTCGTCATCGAGAACATCGAGCGCCACATCCGCGAACGCCACCTCTCCGCGCCGGAGGCGGCCTCCTCGGCCATGAAGGAAGTCGCGGGAGCGGTCATCGCGACCTCGATCGTTCTGGTCGCGGTTTTCGTGCCCGTCGGGTTCTTCCCCGGCACGACCGGAATCCTCTACAAGCAGTTTGCGCTGACGATCGCCTTCTCCGTCGCGCTCTCCGCGTTCAACGCGCTCACGCTCTCGCCCGCCCTCGCGGCGAAGCTCCTCGGGCACGAGCGGGAGCATCCGACCGGCATCTTCGGACGGATCAACGCCGCGATCGCGGCGACGACGCGCCGGTACCGCGACTCCCTCGGCCGACTCGTCCGCCGCCCAAGGACGATGGGCGCGGCGTTCCTCGCCGGCCTCGTCCTGACGTTCGTCGTCTTCCGGATCGTCCCCTCCGCGTTCGTGCCCGACGAGGACCAGGGGTATTTCATCGTCGCGGTCCAGTCGCCCCCCGGCGCCTCGCTCGACTACACGAACGGCATTGCCGCCCAGGTCTCGTCGACGCTGATGCGCGAGCCGGAAGTCGCGGGGGTATTCGCCGTCGCGGGGTTCTCGTTCTCCGGGACCGCGTCCAACAAGGCGATCGTGTTCGCGCCGATGAAGCCGCTTTCGGAGCGGCGAGGCTCGAAACACGCCGTCGACGCGGTGATCGCGCGCGTGCGCGGCCCCCTCATGGGGATTCCCGGAGCGATCGTCATTCCCTTCCCGCCGCCGCCGATTCCCGGCGTCGGCCGGTTCGGCGGGTTCCAGTTCGAAGTGCAGGACCAGTCGGGCGGCTCGATCGAGCGGCTCGCCGCGGCGACCCAGGACCTCGTCGCGCGCGGCAACCGCGACCCGGCGCTGCGGGGCCTGTTCACCGACTTCACCTCGAGCGATCC from Thermoanaerobaculia bacterium encodes:
- a CDS encoding multidrug efflux RND transporter permease subunit; translation: MVDFFIRRPVFASVCALILVLAGAISIPTLPVAQFPQLAPPQITISSFYTGASAQAVETAVTTPLEQAINGVEGMRYIQSTSGNDGSSSIVATFDLSRNLDVAAVDVQNRVASAQGRLPNEVKTTGVTIAKNSSAFVMALGLFAPHGEYDALWISNYADVFLKDAIKRVPGVGDVIIFGERKYSMRLWLDPERLAARKLTAADVVSALQEQNVQVPAGQLGQPPAPPGQQFQISVRAVGRLIDPAQFDQIVLKASPDGTLVRLRDVGRAELGAESYGTNLRFNGIDAVGLGVLQLPTANALAVDKAVRVELQRLARSFPPGLKYQVAFDPTEAVSESIREVLVTLLEAIALVILVIFLFLQDWRVTLIPAVTIPVSLVGTFTFVKLLGFSINTLTLFGITLATGLVVDDAIVVIENIERHIRERHLSAPEAASSAMKEVAGAVIATSIVLVAVFVPVGFFPGTTGILYKQFALTIAFSVALSAFNALTLSPALAAKLLGHEREHPTGIFGRINAAIAATTRRYRDSLGRLVRRPRTMGAAFLAGLVLTFVVFRIVPSAFVPDEDQGYFIVAVQSPPGASLDYTNGIAAQVSSTLMREPEVAGVFAVAGFSFSGTASNKAIVFAPMKPLSERRGSKHAVDAVIARVRGPLMGIPGAIVIPFPPPPIPGVGRFGGFQFEVQDQSGGSIERLAAATQDLVARGNRDPALRGLFTDFTSSDPQLLVTIDREQAKVAGVDLAQITDALQVYMGSLYVNDFDFNNRAYRVTVQADRRFRSQPRDIRAYQVRSASGKMIPLETLVHISETTSPQVISHYNLFRSAEINGSPAPGYSSGQALAEMESVARRALPAGIGYSWSGLSLEELESGGKSIMLFGLGILFVYLTLAAQYESFALPFIILLAVPLAILGALLAQALRGLQNDVYCQIGLVMLIGLASKNAILIVEFAEQLRAKGMSIADAAIEAARIRLRPILMTSFAFILGVLPLVFAKGAGRASRHSIGTTVFGGMIFATTLNLLFIPVLYVIAETVREKRRRPGAAPPP